Proteins from a genomic interval of Nostoc sp. TCL240-02:
- a CDS encoding transposase, which produces MRVLHRKGIVSTFSTNGIKRHLAVDTLGFPFFTHCTKANVSDDRGLIEMLTKNIDYFQSKPVNIPKITILLDHGYHPEYLREELEKVYPQMMTKIRFELSAKPSKQQNKELGKSGFVPVAARWVIERSNAWIERCKILVKNFERTLDNATAKVNLCFIRLMLQRLAASS; this is translated from the coding sequence ATGCGAGTATTACATCGAAAGGGTATTGTTTCTACTTTCTCGACAAATGGCATTAAAAGACATCTAGCCGTTGATACCCTGGGGTTTCCCTTCTTTACTCATTGCACTAAAGCAAATGTATCTGATGATAGGGGTTTGATTGAGATGTTGACTAAAAACATTGATTATTTCCAGTCAAAACCCGTCAATATTCCCAAAATCACCATTCTGCTAGACCACGGTTATCACCCTGAGTATTTGAGGGAGGAGCTAGAAAAAGTTTATCCCCAAATGATGACGAAAATCAGGTTTGAACTTTCGGCAAAACCATCAAAACAACAAAACAAAGAATTAGGGAAATCTGGGTTTGTTCCGGTTGCCGCGAGGTGGGTAATTGAACGGTCAAATGCTTGGATTGAGAGATGCAAAATTCTCGTTAAGAACTTTGAGAGAACTCTAGATAATGCAACTGCCAAGGTTAATCTTTGTTTCATTCGGCTAATGCTTCAGAGGCTTGCAGCCTCTTCTTAG
- a CDS encoding transposase yields the protein MPYSSSLTDEEWEILEPLLPTILPAKKQTRPANWTKRELLDGIFYQLKNGCNWEDLPKDLPPYSTVYWHYKQWRAKGVIEELMRVLHGRVREQVKKKLSGRR from the coding sequence ATGCCGTACTCTAGCAGCCTAACAGACGAAGAATGGGAAATTCTCGAACCCCTACTGCCGACTATATTGCCTGCTAAGAAACAGACTAGACCCGCCAACTGGACAAAAAGAGAACTCTTAGATGGCATCTTCTATCAACTAAAGAATGGCTGCAATTGGGAAGACTTACCCAAGGACTTGCCCCCCTACTCGACTGTATATTGGCATTACAAGCAGTGGCGGGCCAAAGGAGTGATAGAAGAATTGATGAGAGTTTTACATGGACGAGTGCGTGAACAGGTAAAAAAAAAGCTAAGTGGACGACGCTGA